The Deltaproteobacteria bacterium genome includes the window TGCGCATGCACCTGCGCGCCGGGACGTCGTGGGCCATCGCGCCGAGCGGCACCGAGGCGCAGGTCGAGCACTGGCGCGACATCCACGCGCTCCAGGCGGACATCTTCCGGCGCGGCGTCGCGGCCGGGGTGTTCGTCGACGAGGACCCGGCCTACCTGGCGCGGCTCTTCTCCGCCCTGGACCAGGTGCTGCTCGCCGACTGGGTCGCGAGCGGGATGAAGGCCGACCGGGACGCGCTCGTCCGGCGGCTACGGAGTCAGGTGGAGCGGAGCTTCCGCCGCGCGGCGCGCGCGCCCGCGCCTCGCCACACGGCCACGTTCATCTCGGCGTAGACCTCGCACGCCGCGTCCCACAGCGTGGGCAGCGCCGGGGTAGCGAGCCTATTTCACGGCCAGCGGGTTGAGGGGCGACCCGAGGCCGCCCGTCACCTTGAGCGGGGGGGCGCTGAACAGGAACGCCCACACCCCGTCCCGGGCGCAGTCCGCGGCCAGCTCGTCCAGGTCGAACATCTCGCCCAGCGTGAGGCCCATGTCGCGGATGCAGAGGGCGTGGACGGGGAGGGGGACGGCCGGATCCTCGAAGGGGATCACCTCGACGGCGCTCGTGTCGCTGGCGACCGCGGCGACCTCGCGCGCATGGAGCCACTCGACGCAGGCGATCCCCAGCCCCGGCATCTGCCGCATGTAGCCCTCGCGGTCGCCGTCGCGCGTGAACACGGCCAGGTGCCCGGTGCGGAGGAGAAGGACGTCGCCGCGCTCAGCACGCACGCCCGCCGCGCGCTCGGCGGACTCGAGATCGGCGGGCCCGATGACCTCGCCCGGGCGGAGCCGGTCCACGCCGCGCGCGCGCGCCAGGTCGAGCAGGACGCCGCGCGACAGGATGCCGCGCGCGAGCTTGTCGATCGCGTTGCGGCCGGCGCCGGCGGGGCCGAGCGTGGACGCGGGCACGCCGTTGTAGAGCCGGCCCTCGTACCAGACGTGCGCCAGGCTGTCCCACTGGGTCGCGCACTGGAGCGGCATGCTGACCGCGTCGTCGGCGTAGCGCGGGCCGTCGGGATCGGCGCCGAGGCGCCCGTCGACCGCCGTCATGGTGTGGACCGGGTTCGTGCGCCCGCCCTGACCGATCTGCGGCCCCCCGGGACCGAGGGAGAGGCCCAGGCTGAAGACCGCGCCCCGCCTCACGTACGCCGCCGCGCGGCAAACCACGTCCGGGGTGATGAAGTTGACCGTGCCGCGCTCGTCGTCCGCGCCCCAGCGCCCCCAGTTGGAGACCCGGCGGGCGATCTCGCGCACCCGGGTCATCGACCGGGCAGCTCGGCCTCGGCGGTCGCGGTCGCCGTCACCTCGTCGCGGTGGTTCACGCACTGGAGCTCGCAGCGCACGTACGCCCTGCCGTCGCGCTCGAACTTGTCGCTGACCCGCCCCTTCACCCAGGTGACGTCGCCCATGTAGTTGAACTTGTGGTAGCGGGCCTCGAGGCGCGTGAGCAGCCCGCTGTCGCCGATCCAGTCCGTCACGCACTGGCAGAGCCAGGCGCAGCGCTCGGGGCCGAGGTCGTACGCCCCGGGCAGGCCGAGCAGCCGCTGCGTGAAGGCGTTGTCCCAGTGCACGCGCTGCGGCGGCTCGGGGACGCCCTGCTCGTTCGGGATCATGAGCGCGGGGTGCTTGTCGTAGAGCCGGGCCGCCACGATGTTCCCCACCAGGTAGATGCCGAAGAACGACTCGAAGGCGATCTCGGCGGTGGGCGTGAGCGGGCCCTTGAGGAGCGGACCGAGCGGGTCGCCCACCTCGACGTCGTCCCACCATCGCTCGGTCGCGCGCGTCTGCCGGCGGTACTCCTCCTGGAAGCGCGCGATGTCCTCGGGCGTCCACTGGGCGAGCGCGATCTCGCCGTACTTCTTCTTCTCGCGCGTCTTCGTGCGCTCGATGCGGATCCAGGTGTCGTTCCGGAGCCCGACGCGCTGCCCGTCCTGGTCGTAGTAGACCGCCTCGTAGGTCTGGTAGAGGGCGCGGCCGCCGCCGAAGGTGCTCTCTTTCTCGGTGAGCGACTTGAGGTAGCAGTCGGCGCGCAGGCGGTCGCCCAGCCTGACCGCGCGCTCCCACTCGTAGAGCGAGCCGGTCCAGATGGAGTGCACGCCGGGCAGACCCTCCGGGAGCCCGCTGTGGCCGACGGCGCGCAGCGTGTCCATGCTCTGCACGATGATGGGCGGGGCGATGAGCGTCCCCCAGCGCGTCTTCCGCGCGTAGTCCTCGTCCAGATAGAGGGGCGAGAGATCGCCGATCGCGAGCGCGAGATGGTAGATCGCGTCGCGCGTCACCTCGGTGCGCCATGGGCGGCGGCCCGGGAAGCCCTGCCCGATGCGGGCGCGCAGCTTCGCGATGCCCTCGTCGGTGATGCGGCCATGCTCCGTGTCAGCCATGGGGCCTCCGTGCGAGCGGCCGCGGGCGCGGCCCGAGGAGCCGGATGATCGCCTGCTCGAGGAAGCGGCGCTGGACGGCGAGCGCGCGCGCCGAGAAGGGGTCGTCGCCCCAACCGGCCAGCCGGCGGAGCGCGGTGGCGTTCGTGAAGTAGGCGAAGATCATGCCGAAGAGGGCGACGCCCAGGTGCGGGACCTGCTCGGCCTCCCAGCCGGCGTCGCGGGCCGCCTTGCGGACCACCGCGATGCCCTCGCGGTAGAGCGAGCCGACCCAGCGAGCGAGGAGCGCCTGCACCGCCGCCGACTCCTCGAGCAGCGCACGCTGCAGCAGGCGCGCGAGGTGCGGATGGCGGGCCAGGTGCGCGGTCAGCCGGTCGAGCGTCGCGTGCACGCGCTCGGGGCGGAGCCCGTCCTGCCAGGCGACGGCCACGGCCTCGACGATCGGCCCGAGCCCCCGCTCGAGGACGGCGTCGTAGAGCGCCCGCTTGCCGGAGAAGTGGTTGTAGAGACTCGAGGCGGTGATCCCCATCTCGCGCGCGAGGTCGCGCACCGCCACGCCCTCCACGCCGCGCGCGGCGAACAGGCGCTCGGCCGTGTCGAGGATGACCTCGCGGGTCGGCAGCGCGGCGGCGCCGTGACCGGCCCTGCGCTTGGCGGCCGCCGTCGGCATGCGAGACGTGTAACGAACGAACGTTCGTTACGTCAAGCCCCGCCGCCCGGCGGGCGCCTACTCCCTTCGCCGCGTCCACCCGGCCGGACGCTTCTCGACGAACGCCGCGAAGCCCTCGCGCACCTCGTCGGAGGCGAGCGAAGCGGCGAACATCGCGAAGTCGATCGCGGGGAGCTGGCGGTTCAGGTCGCGCTTGAGCGCCGCCCGCGCCTGCGGACCCGTCGCTCGCACCCGCTCGATCGTCTCGGCGAGCGCCGTCTCGAGCTGCGCGTGGGGCACCACGCGCGCGACGAGGCCCATGGCGAGCGCCTCGGCGGCGGTCACCTCCGCGGCCGTGAAGAGGAGGAGCTTCGCGCGCGCCATGCCCACCCGGGTCGCCAGGCGCGCGCCCAGGAAGCAGTCGGCCACGCCGCGCAGCAGCTCCGGGGCGCGGAAAGTGGCGCGCTCGGAGGCGACGGCGAGGTCGGCGGTGAGGGTCAGGTTGAGCCCGCCGCCCTGGCACGTACCGTTGATCCCGAGCACGACGATCTTCGGGCAGCGCTCGAGCTGCATGAAGGGGAGGAGGTCGATGCCGTCGGTCTCGCGGTCGAGCCCGGCGCCGCCCTCGTGCCGCCCGCCCATCTCGCCCCCGACGCAGAAGTGATCGCCGGTGGCGGTGACGAGGAGCACGTCGATCGCCGGGTCGCGCTCGGCGAGTACGGCGGCCTTCTTGAGGCCGTGGTACATCTCGATAGTGAGCGCGTTGCGGCGCTCGGGGCGGTCGATGACCACGCGCAGCGCGCCGTCGACCCTGGTGGCCTGCAAGTGGCGCGAGCCCAGGTCGAGCGCTGCGGGGCGCATCCGGCACTCTCTACCATTGCGACCGCCTCGGTTGCCACGACTCCAACCGGCATTGAGGGCATGGATGCTACCAAGGTCGAGGTGATGGAGGGCCGCTGCGCTTGCACGCCCCGCGCCTCTTGAGGTAGTGGAACGCCTCGTGGTGCGGGTGTTGAGGGGCGACTGCCGGGTGGCAACGGGGAGCGGACGAGGCTGCGGGGTGCCACCAGCTGCAAGCCGCGACCGGGGACGCTGGAACGGTCCGAGCACGATCGGGCCGTAGCCAGAAATACCGGTTCGTGTCGCAGTACAGTCACCTCACCGCCGACCTCACCAACGAAGGCTCGGTCATCGCCAAGGTCGCTCGGCTGATCGGGCCGGATCGGCGGGTGCTCGACGTCGGCTGCGCGCACGGGTACGGGGCCGAGGCCCTGGGCACGCTGGGCTGCCGGGTGGTGGGAGTGGAGCGGGACGCGGAGGATGCGGCGCGGGCCCGGGCGTACTGCGAGCAGGTGCTGGTGGCGGACGTGGAGCAGCCGGGGTGGACCGCGGCGCTGGGGGCGGGGCGCTTCGACGTGGTGCTCTTCTCGGACGTCCTCGAGCATCTGCGGGACCCGGGGCAGGTGCTGCGGGAGGCGCTGGGGGTCCTCGAGCCGGAGCGCGGCGCTGTGGTGGCGTCGGTGCCGAACGTTGCGCACGTGTCGGTGCGGCTGGAGCTGCTGCTCGGGTCGTTTCGCCGTGAGACGCTCGGGATTCTGGACGCGACGCATCTGCATTTCTTCACGCGGGAGACGCTGGAGGAGCTCCTCGTGTCGTCTGGGTTGGCGGTGGAGTCATGGGACTGCACCACCAACGAGGTGGCGGACCCCGTGATCGTGGAGTACCTCCGGCGGGCGGGGATGTCGTACACCCCGGCCCTGCGCGACGCCTTCGCGCGCTCCGGGGCGATGGCCTACCAGTTCATCCTGAAGGCCCGCCCTGCCGCGCGGCAGCACTCGCCTCTCGTCGAGATGGTCGAGAAACCGCTGGAGTTCATGCAGCGCCTGCACGCCACACGCCTCGGCGAGCCCCGCGACGCGGGGCTTCGCGTGCTCCAAGTCGTCGATCAGTTCCCACCGGGAGACGCGACCGCCCCCGGGGCCTACTGTGCCGACCTCGCCTTCGCCCTCGCCCGGCGCGGCCACGCGGTGCGGGTGCTGAGCACGGCGAGGGTCCGGGAGGACGTGGGAACGACCATGGAGCTGGACGGCGAGCTGGCGATCGTCGTCGACCGCGTGGCTGCAACGCGAGCCTACCGGACGCTGGGAACGGTGGGGCGGTTCTTCGACGGTTTCGACAACCCGGAGGCGCGGCCCGTGGTCCGCTGGCTGCTCGACCAGATGCAGCCCGACGTGGTCCATATCCAGCAACTGGGGTCGCTCTCCGCCGAGCTCATTCCCGAGTGCCGCAACCGCGGCATCCCGAGGGTGGTGACGCTGAACGACTACTGGTTCCTCTGCCACCAGGGGAGCCTCGTCCGGCGTGACGGGGAATGCTGCGATGGCCCGGCGCGGGGCCGGAACTGCTGCCAGTGCCTCGAGTGGAGCAAACTGGCCCGGTCGCGCCTCAACCCGGTGGCCGTCGGCGCGAACCTCTACCGCTACGAGTACCTCAGGCGCCAGCTCCTGAAGGTCGATCGCATCCTCGCCCCCTCCCGGTTCGTGCGCGAGGTCTTCCGCCGGAACGGCATTCCGACCGAGCGCATGACGCTCTGCCCGTACGGCACCCCGAGCCCCCCGCCCTATCCGGGCACCTGGCTACCGGAGAGGCGCCGCCACGACCGTGTTCGCTTCGGCTTCTTCGGCGCGCTGACACGGGAACAGGGCGCCCACGTACTCGTGGAGGCCTTCGCCGCCGTCCCCGCGGGTCAGGGCGAGCTGCATGTGTTCGCAGCGCCGGTCGACCGGCGATACGCGGAGGAACTTCACCGGCGGAGCATCCATCCCGACATCCATTGGCACGGCCCCGTGACCCGGCGCGACCGCTGGGAGGCGCTGGCCGCGATCGACGCGCTGGTCGTCCCCTCGACGTGGCAGGCGCCCTCACCGTTTGCCATCCACCAGGCACACGCGGCGCGCGTACCCGTCATCGGCGCCGCCATCGGCGGCATCCCGGAACTCGTCCAGCATGGAGCCACCGGCCTGACCTTCCCGGCCGGAGACGCCAAGGCCCTCGCCGCCTGCCTGCAGAGCGTCATCGCCGATCCCGACTGCCTTGCCCGCTGGCGCCGGGCCATCGTCCCGCCGAAGGCGATGGAGCCGCACGTCGAAGGCATCGAGGCGCTCTACCGGCAGCTGTGCGCCGCCCGCAGGCCGCGGCCTGCCCCGGCGACCGTCGGCGCGCCGTAGCACGGTGCCCGACGGAATGTCCGCGCGGAGGCGGCTGCTCTGTGACGATCCGGCGGCCGGGCGCGCTGGCGGGATCAGGCGAGCGTCAACAGCACCCGCCGGCCTGGGTGAAGTTCTGCCCCGCGACGCTGTTGCCGGAGAGCGTGACGCTGTGGCTCGGGGGAGTGAAGCTGCACCCGGACTTGCTGGCGGTCACGGTGTAGCTGCCGTTCACGAGGCCGAAGAACGTGTAGTGGCCGGCGCTGTCCGTCGTGGTCGTCCTGGACGCCGCCCCCGACAGCGTCACGGTCGCGCCCGCGAGCGCGGCGCCCCCGCTGGTCGTCACGCGTCCCGCGATGTCGAGGCCGGTGCACGCCCCGAAGTTGCCCGTGCTGCCCGCGTTCGAGGACCGGCGCACGCGGCTCAGGACGCGCCGAACGCGGCGCGGAGCGCGCTTGCCGCCTCCTTCGTCGCGGTGCGGGCCTGGGTGAGCAGGGTGCCCATGCCGAAGAAGCCGTGGATCATGCCGGGGTAGCGCTTCACCAGGACCCGATTCCCGGCTTCGCGGAGGCGGGCGCCGTAGGCTTCACCCTCGTCACGCAGCGGGTCGAACTCGGCGGTGACGACGAGCGCCGGGGGGAGGTCCTTCAGGCTCTTTGCGCGCAGCGGGCAGAGGTACGGGTCGTCCAGGTCGGGGTTCTTCCCGCAGTAGTGGTTCCAGAACCAGCGCATCATCCTGGCGGTCAGGAAGTAGCCCTCGGCGTTCTCCCGATACGACGCAGTGTTCGCCGAGGGCGCGTCGGTCACCGGGTAGACGAGGAGCTGGAAGACGAGCGGCGGTCCGCCGCGGTCGCGCGCCATCAGGGAGACGACCGCCGCCAGGTTGCCGCCTGCGCTGTCGCCGCCGACCGCGATACGGCGGGCGTCGCCGCCGAGCGCCCCGGCGTTGGCGGCCACCCAGCGCGTGGCCGTGTACGCGTCCTCGCCCGGAGCGGGGAAGGGATGCTCGGGCGCGAGGCGGTAGTCCACCGACACGACCAGCGCGCCCGCGGCATTGGCGAGGTGGCGGCAGAGGCCGTCGTGCGTCTCGAGGTTGCCGATCACCCAGCCGCCGCCGTGGAAGTAGACGAGCGCCGGGAAGGGCGCACGGCCCTCGGGCGCGTAGACGCGCACCGGAATCTCGCCGCGCGGGCCCGGGACGGTGCGGGTCTCGACCCTGGCGATCGCCTCGCCCTCGCCGGCGGCGGCGGAGAGGGTGACGATCGCGGCGCGCGCCTCCTCGACGGAGAGCTCGTCGAAGGGGCGCACCACGGCCGTCATCTGCTCGAGCAGCATCTTGGCTTCGGGATCGAGCGGCATGGTGTCCTCCGATCAGGTCACGCAGCGGAATACCGGCAGGGTGAGGCGCTCGTCAACGCGCTCGAAGGTCACTTCGACGGGGAGCCCGACGCGGAGCCCGCCCGGCGGCACGTCGTGCAGGAAGGTCGCGAGGCGGACGCGCGCGTCCTCCTCCAGCTCGACGAGCGCGGTGACGAAGGGCACGCGATCCTCGTAGCCGGGGAGGAAGGCGCGGTGCACGGTGACCCACGTGAAGAGCCGCCCGCGCCCGCTCACGCGCGTCCACTCGTGCTGCCCGCCGCCGCACTCCGGGCAGGCCGAGGCCGGGTACCAGACCCAGCGCCCGCAGTCCCGGCAGCGCGGGAGGCGGAGCTCGCCCGCGCGGCAGCCCTCCCAGAACGCACGCGCCGCCGGCCACTCCGGGTCGGGCAGGTGGCGCGCCGCGATCTCGCGCGCCGCTGCCATCAGCCGCGCCCGAGGAGCAGGGTCGCGTGCTCGGAGCCGGAGTAGCCCGCTACCAGCCCGACCTCCGCGTCCCTCACCTGGCGGGGCCCCGCCGCGCCGCGGAGCTGCCGCACCGACTCGCACACGTTGTTCATCGAGAGCATGAAGGCCTGCGCGAGCTGCCCGCCGCTCGGGTTCACGGGGAGCACGCCGCCGAGCGCGATACGCCCACCGCCGACGAACGGCCCGCCCTCGCCGCGGCCGCAGAAGCCCATGTCCTCGAGCTGCTGGATCACCATCGACGTGAAGTTGTCGTAGAGCGTGACGAAGCCGACGTCGCCCGGCTCGAGCCCGGCCATGGCGAAGGCGCGCGGGGCGGAGTGCACCGCCGCGGTCGCCAGGTAGTCCGAGCGCAGGCTCGCGTACTCGCCTTCCTCGCTGACGCCGGCGCCGACGCCGAGCACCGTGACCGGCGGCTGGCGGAGGTCGCGCGCGCGCTCGACCGAGGTCATCACGAAGGCGCCCGCGCCGTCGTTCACCAGGCAGCAGTCGGAGGCGCGGAACGGCTCGGCGAGGTAGGGCTCGGCGAGGTACTGCTCCAGGGTGAGGGGGCGATCGCGGAGGAGCGCGTTCTCGCTGAGCGCCGCGTGGCGGCGGAAGGCGACCGCGATCGCTCCGAGCTGCGCCTCGGTCGTGCCGTAGAGCTCCATGTGGCGGCGCGCCATGCCCGCGAAGTAGACGATCTGCGGATACCAGCCGAAGGGGATCTCGAAGCTCGCCTTCATCGGCATCTCGGCGTGCAGCTGGCCCACGTTCCCCTGCCGCTCCGTTCCCCACGCGAGCCCGCGCACGCAGAGCACCGCCGTCGCCAGGCCCGCCTCGATGGCGAGCGCGGCGAGCAGCGGCGCCGAGGCGACCGCCGCGCCGCCATTGTAGCCCGCGGCGTTGAAGAACTGGCGCCGCACGCCGAGCTCGCGCGCCAGCTCGTGCAGCTCCGCGTAGGACGTGCCGGGCGCCATGATGCCGTCCAGGTCGCGCGCCGCGAGCCCGGCGTCGGCGAGCGCCGCCCGGGCGGCCTCTAGGAGGAGCGCCATGAGGGGGCGCGCCGCCCGCCGCTCGTAGCGCGTCTCGCCGATGCCGACGATGGCGATGCGGCGGGAGAGGCGCGAGCTG containing:
- a CDS encoding alpha/beta hydrolase, with translation MPLDPEAKMLLEQMTAVVRPFDELSVEEARAAIVTLSAAAGEGEAIARVETRTVPGPRGEIPVRVYAPEGRAPFPALVYFHGGGWVIGNLETHDGLCRHLANAAGALVVSVDYRLAPEHPFPAPGEDAYTATRWVAANAGALGGDARRIAVGGDSAGGNLAAVVSLMARDRGGPPLVFQLLVYPVTDAPSANTASYRENAEGYFLTARMMRWFWNHYCGKNPDLDDPYLCPLRAKSLKDLPPALVVTAEFDPLRDEGEAYGARLREAGNRVLVKRYPGMIHGFFGMGTLLTQARTATKEAASALRAAFGAS
- a CDS encoding methyltransferase domain-containing protein encodes the protein MSQYSHLTADLTNEGSVIAKVARLIGPDRRVLDVGCAHGYGAEALGTLGCRVVGVERDAEDAARARAYCEQVLVADVEQPGWTAALGAGRFDVVLFSDVLEHLRDPGQVLREALGVLEPERGAVVASVPNVAHVSVRLELLLGSFRRETLGILDATHLHFFTRETLEELLVSSGLAVESWDCTTNEVADPVIVEYLRRAGMSYTPALRDAFARSGAMAYQFILKARPAARQHSPLVEMVEKPLEFMQRLHATRLGEPRDAGLRVLQVVDQFPPGDATAPGAYCADLAFALARRGHAVRVLSTARVREDVGTTMELDGELAIVVDRVAATRAYRTLGTVGRFFDGFDNPEARPVVRWLLDQMQPDVVHIQQLGSLSAELIPECRNRGIPRVVTLNDYWFLCHQGSLVRRDGECCDGPARGRNCCQCLEWSKLARSRLNPVAVGANLYRYEYLRRQLLKVDRILAPSRFVREVFRRNGIPTERMTLCPYGTPSPPPYPGTWLPERRRHDRVRFGFFGALTREQGAHVLVEAFAAVPAGQGELHVFAAPVDRRYAEELHRRSIHPDIHWHGPVTRRDRWEALAAIDALVVPSTWQAPSPFAIHQAHAARVPVIGAAIGGIPELVQHGATGLTFPAGDAKALAACLQSVIADPDCLARWRRAIVPPKAMEPHVEGIEALYRQLCAARRPRPAPATVGAP
- a CDS encoding carboxypeptidase regulatory-like domain-containing protein, coding for MSRVRRSSNAGSTGNFGACTGLDIAGRVTTSGGAALAGATVTLSGAASRTTTTDSAGHYTFFGLVNGSYTVTASKSGCSFTPPSHSVTLSGNSVAGQNFTQAGGCC
- a CDS encoding enoyl-CoA hydratase/isomerase family protein; this translates as MRPAALDLGSRHLQATRVDGALRVVIDRPERRNALTIEMYHGLKKAAVLAERDPAIDVLLVTATGDHFCVGGEMGGRHEGGAGLDRETDGIDLLPFMQLERCPKIVVLGINGTCQGGGLNLTLTADLAVASERATFRAPELLRGVADCFLGARLATRVGMARAKLLLFTAAEVTAAEALAMGLVARVVPHAQLETALAETIERVRATGPQARAALKRDLNRQLPAIDFAMFAASLASDEVREGFAAFVEKRPAGWTRRRE
- a CDS encoding cyclase family protein: MTRVREIARRVSNWGRWGADDERGTVNFITPDVVCRAAAYVRRGAVFSLGLSLGPGGPQIGQGGRTNPVHTMTAVDGRLGADPDGPRYADDAVSMPLQCATQWDSLAHVWYEGRLYNGVPASTLGPAGAGRNAIDKLARGILSRGVLLDLARARGVDRLRPGEVIGPADLESAERAAGVRAERGDVLLLRTGHLAVFTRDGDREGYMRQMPGLGIACVEWLHAREVAAVASDTSAVEVIPFEDPAVPLPVHALCIRDMGLTLGEMFDLDELAADCARDGVWAFLFSAPPLKVTGGLGSPLNPLAVK
- a CDS encoding thiolase family protein; its protein translation is MESGGSSRLSRRIAIVGIGETRYERRAARPLMALLLEAARAALADAGLAARDLDGIMAPGTSYAELHELARELGVRRQFFNAAGYNGGAAVASAPLLAALAIEAGLATAVLCVRGLAWGTERQGNVGQLHAEMPMKASFEIPFGWYPQIVYFAGMARRHMELYGTTEAQLGAIAVAFRRHAALSENALLRDRPLTLEQYLAEPYLAEPFRASDCCLVNDGAGAFVMTSVERARDLRQPPVTVLGVGAGVSEEGEYASLRSDYLATAAVHSAPRAFAMAGLEPGDVGFVTLYDNFTSMVIQQLEDMGFCGRGEGGPFVGGGRIALGGVLPVNPSGGQLAQAFMLSMNNVCESVRQLRGAAGPRQVRDAEVGLVAGYSGSEHATLLLGRG
- a CDS encoding acyl dehydratase, which encodes MADTEHGRITDEGIAKLRARIGQGFPGRRPWRTEVTRDAIYHLALAIGDLSPLYLDEDYARKTRWGTLIAPPIIVQSMDTLRAVGHSGLPEGLPGVHSIWTGSLYEWERAVRLGDRLRADCYLKSLTEKESTFGGGRALYQTYEAVYYDQDGQRVGLRNDTWIRIERTKTREKKKYGEIALAQWTPEDIARFQEEYRRQTRATERWWDDVEVGDPLGPLLKGPLTPTAEIAFESFFGIYLVGNIVAARLYDKHPALMIPNEQGVPEPPQRVHWDNAFTQRLLGLPGAYDLGPERCAWLCQCVTDWIGDSGLLTRLEARYHKFNYMGDVTWVKGRVSDKFERDGRAYVRCELQCVNHRDEVTATATAEAELPGR
- a CDS encoding TetR/AcrR family transcriptional regulator translates to MPTAAAKRRAGHGAAALPTREVILDTAERLFAARGVEGVAVRDLAREMGITASSLYNHFSGKRALYDAVLERGLGPIVEAVAVAWQDGLRPERVHATLDRLTAHLARHPHLARLLQRALLEESAAVQALLARWVGSLYREGIAVVRKAARDAGWEAEQVPHLGVALFGMIFAYFTNATALRRLAGWGDDPFSARALAVQRRFLEQAIIRLLGPRPRPLARRPHG